One region of Oscillospiraceae bacterium genomic DNA includes:
- a CDS encoding aspartate kinase, producing the protein MQIKVLKFGGTSLSSAEQFKKVKRIVEAEEERKYVVASAPGARFKNDDKVTDILYRCYDLLSENRDLNDEFSKIEKRFLEIEKDLQLKANMSEELYKIRNMFSKNIKKDYLASRGEYLNSILLAKYLGYDFIDASEVIFFDKYHKFDSEKTNTILSDVLKKHKNAVIPGFYGIEVNGDIKTFSRGGSDITGSIVARAANADIYENWTDVSGFLMADPRCVERPKIINELTYNELRELSYRGATVLHEDAVFPVKTARIPINIRNTNKPDDRGTIITPFSSINSRRKAVITGIAGKKGYYLLYIKKSSMNSEKGLKESILSCLRENEVYFEHISSSTDAITVIAKQEDFEGKKAKILNDIYCNFSPEIIIIEENIALIAVVSESGCKGEEILYKVLKSILEISLKTNIIDKGSNDSSIIIGIKEVDYEKAINVIYREFIKEKK; encoded by the coding sequence ATGCAAATAAAAGTTCTGAAGTTTGGCGGAACATCACTTTCTTCTGCAGAGCAGTTTAAGAAAGTAAAAAGAATTGTCGAGGCAGAAGAAGAAAGAAAATACGTTGTAGCATCTGCGCCGGGAGCGCGTTTTAAAAATGATGACAAGGTTACAGATATACTGTATAGATGCTACGATCTGCTTAGCGAAAACAGAGACCTTAATGATGAGTTTTCCAAAATAGAGAAAAGATTTCTTGAAATTGAAAAAGATCTGCAGTTAAAAGCAAACATGTCAGAGGAATTATACAAAATCCGTAATATGTTTTCAAAAAACATAAAAAAAGATTATCTTGCGAGCAGAGGCGAATATTTAAATTCTATTTTGCTGGCAAAATATCTTGGATATGATTTTATTGATGCTTCAGAAGTAATTTTTTTTGATAAATATCATAAATTTGATTCTGAAAAAACAAATACAATTTTATCAGATGTGCTTAAAAAGCATAAAAACGCTGTCATACCGGGTTTTTACGGCATTGAAGTAAACGGCGACATAAAAACCTTCAGCCGCGGAGGCTCTGATATAACAGGTTCGATTGTAGCACGTGCGGCAAATGCCGATATATACGAAAACTGGACAGATGTATCAGGTTTTCTTATGGCAGATCCTCGCTGTGTTGAAAGACCTAAAATAATTAACGAATTGACCTATAATGAGCTAAGGGAGCTATCCTATAGGGGAGCTACCGTCTTACACGAAGACGCCGTTTTTCCTGTAAAAACAGCGCGTATACCTATCAATATAAGAAACACAAACAAGCCCGATGACAGAGGAACGATAATAACTCCTTTTTCTTCTATAAACTCGCGTCGAAAAGCTGTGATAACAGGTATAGCCGGAAAAAAAGGGTATTATTTACTTTATATCAAAAAAAGCTCAATGAACTCTGAAAAAGGACTGAAAGAAAGTATTCTTAGCTGTTTAAGAGAAAACGAAGTTTATTTTGAACACATTTCCTCATCCACGGACGCGATAACAGTGATAGCCAAACAAGAGGATTTTGAAGGGAAGAAAGCAAAAATTTTAAATGACATATATTGTAATTTTTCTCCCGAAATAATTATTATTGAGGAAAACATTGCATTGATAGCTGTTGTAAGCGAATCCGGATGTAAAGGCGAAGAAATATTATACAAAGTTTTAAAATCGATATTGGAAATATCACTAAAAACAAATATAATAGATAAAGGATCTAATGACTCGAGTATTATTATAGGAATAAAAGAAGTTGATTACGAAAAAGCCATAAATGTTATATATAGAGAATTTATAAAAGAGAAAAAATAA